The proteins below are encoded in one region of Apium graveolens cultivar Ventura chromosome 4, ASM990537v1, whole genome shotgun sequence:
- the LOC141720950 gene encoding BTB/POZ domain-containing protein At1g04390 isoform X1: protein MNTKIGVMKSKKKVENNREITGHMLTLHHRLYHSLNLSPRSYSNRERKWQCTDIEIQRLILRSVDAFLDSITNETSQHPLVKDSVADMVGALGGILHLKSEPVLYLASTVAVKMVNVLPSSVIQSHLIDIVHPLSSLLKSPTLQVSLSCAISLSLIISNISLKIESEVWEILRETKTVANIVCNIKEFYRGTKPVEYYQEMVSLLSNILWRWPSSRFSIWNDIELLDALDLVSVETSISAKISVLQLYSAIALCGNGAKKLLERKACLGLMVHSMGNSDLHSLQMEGFKLTECFALTEQGCLTMLNVCCKSLVRATIDAMSTFSEHSGKLSKDHLSLLIKACHMAMITRWAGEHHVYFWKYGIHGIILDLLLNNYHKKYELQHHLSIAEQITIAQEGLNTNYLLILRPYIWDIVGGLALHGADDLIPNAQWDKSLVNMIITCACLSFMESIRATRQICQKDIVATFVNEAASRAVLFMIYSPCKHVASQTKAVLCEMLRPNGKEDVKYLLNTLNAMTSGDKFKVSDNLQMTIILISLASCSGLAKYQKHIIKNNGIKTLVSFLSSQLNRPFLIERSSVALHLRNTYTKKACCHVTKGWEGQDMLLLFGLWALTELLHYLNLQKNNGEVSIGWMDYSESQLVSQLKVVLNGSYAPGPKWYAAYALSFFGHYGFPNKHGPAISKALVDSEHTDLKLVLMNNESVSVHAVILMVRCRTLLPHRERPLDDKTSTYSFSEQDKERCERLPVVVRLSAHVDCQALLKLLEYIYSGFLQAGEDLVKKLRIFAKHCHLHHLLQLLCRRRPRWGTPIPIFDLTAALGEAGHQISDIVLEAKVDELEHWSCDICCISRPHVHAHKVVVCSSCEYLQALFQSGMQESQSHTIKVPISWKALIKLVHWFYSGELPLPVSGCLWDNLDSDEKLLEMATYLELCWLAEFWLLEDLHEKCSRIVISCLDSSRYLSIKILRIAASLNQWKLTEVSAEYVAPLYHRLRISGELEALDEELVDMVRAASVRLSQEDSN, encoded by the exons ATGAATACAAAAATTGGAGTAATGAAATCCAAGAAGAAAGTGGAGAATAACAGAGAAATAACTGGACATATGCTCACTCTTCATCACCGCCTTTACCATTCTCTCAATCTCTCTCCAAG AAGTTACAGTAACAGAGAACGGAAATGGCAGTGTACGGATATCGAGATACAGAGACTTATACTTCGCTCAGTTGATGCATTTCTTGATTCTATTACTAATGAGACCTCACAACACCCACTTGTAAAG GATTCAGTTGCTGATATGGTCGGGGCGTTGGGAGGAATTCTTCATTTAAAAAGTGAACCAGTTTTGTACTTGGCATCAACTGTGGCAGTCAAGATGGTCAATGTTTTACCGAGTTCAGTCATTCAGTCTCATTTGATAGATATTGTTCATCCCTTATCATCATTGTTAAAATCTCCCACTTTACAAGTTTCTCTTTCCTGTGCTATTTCGTTGAGTTTAATCATCTCAAACATAAGTTTGAAAATAGAGAGTGAAGTATGGGAAATCCTGAGAGAAACAAAGACTGTTGCTAATATTGTCTGTAATATTAAAGAATTTTATCGCGGCACCAAACCGGTTGAATATTATCAAGAGATGGTATCACTTTTGAGCAATATACTGTGGCGGTGGCCTTCCTCGAGGTTTTCTATTTGGAATGATATCGAATTATTAGATGCATTAGATTTGGTTAGTGTTGAAACCAGTATTTCTGCCAAGATTTCTGTTCTGCAGTTGTATTCCGCTATAG CATTATGTGGTAATGGTGCCAAAAAGCTATTGGAAAGGAAAGCCTGTTTAGGATTGATGGTCCACTCCATGGGCAACTCGGACCTTCACTCTCTTCAGATGGAGGGATTTAAGCTAACTGAATGTTTTGCG TTAACTGAACAAGGATGTTTAACAATGTTGAATGTGTGTTGCAAGTCTCTTGTCCGAGCCACAATAGATGCAATGAGCACTTTCAGTGAGCATTCTGGAAAGCTTTCTAAAGACCATTTATCTCTATTAATAAAGGCCTGCCATATGGCTATGATAACTCGCTGGGCAGGAGAGCATCATGTATATTTTTGGAAATATGGGATCCATGGAATCATACTTGATCTCCTTTTGAACAATTATCacaaaaaatatgaacttcagCATCATTTGTCAATAGCAGAACAGATAACAATAGCACAGGAGGGTTTGAATACAAATTATCTTCTCATTCTCAGACCTTATATTTGGGATATTGTTGGTGGTCTTGCATTACATGGTGCTGATGATCTCATCCCAAATGCACAATGGGACAAGTCCCTCGTAAATATGATTATAACATGTGCGTG TTTATCTTTCATGGAGTCCATTCGTGCAACACGTCAAATCTGTCAAAAAGACATCGTCGCTACGTTTGTTAATGAAGCAGCATCTAGAGCAGTTCTATTTATGATTTATTCTCCTTGCAAACACGTTGCATCCCAAACCAAAGCTGTACTTTGTGAGATGCTGAGGCCAAATGGCAAGGAGGATGTTAAGTACTTGTTGAACACCTTGAATGCAATGACATCTGGAGACAAGTTCAAAGTATCCGATAACCTTCAAATGACCATAATCTTGATAAGTTTGGCATCCTGTTCAGGTCTGGCAAAATATCAAAAGCATATCATAAAGAATAATGGGATAAAGACCCTGGTGAGCTTTTTGAGCTCACAATTAAATAGGCCCTTCCTAATAGAACGTTCGAGCGTGGCACTACATTTGCGCAACACATACACAAAGAAAGCTTGCTGCCATGTTACAAAAGGATGGGAAGGCCAAGACATGCTTTTGCTCTTTGGACTATGGGCTCTAACTGAGTTGTTGCACTATCTGAATCTTCAAAAGAATAATGGCGAAGTGTCTATAGGCTGGATGGACTATAGTGAATCTCAGCTAGTTAGTCAACTAAAAGTGGTATTAAATGGCTCTTATGCTCCTGGACCCAAATGGTATGCTGCATATGCTCTTAGTTTTTTTGGACACTATGGATTTCCAAATAAACATGGGCCAGCTATTAGCAAAGCACTTGTTGATAGTGAACATACAGATTTAAAACTCGTTCTTATGAATAATGAGTCTGTCAGTGTACATGCGGTCATTCTTATGGTCCGGTGTCGAACATTACTGCCCCATAGGGAACGGCCACTTGATGACAAAACGTCTACATATTCTTTTTCGGAGCAGGACAAGGAAAGGTGTGAGAGATTACCTGTTGTAGTTCGTCTATCGGCTCATGTGGATTGCCAAGCATTGTTAAAGTTGTTGGAGTACATATATTCTGGGTTTCTGCAAGCAGGGGAGGATCTCGTGAAGAAGTTAAGAATTTTTGCTAAGCATTGCCATTTGCATCATCTATTACAATTGCTATGTAGAAGAAGACCAAGATGGGGTACCCCTATCCCTATTTTTGATCTTACTGCTGCTCTCGGAGAAGCTGGACATCAGATATC GGACATTGTTTTGGAAGCTAAAGTGGATGAACTAGAACATTGGTCATGCGACATATGCTGTATATCAAGGCCACATGTGCATGCTCACAAAGTTGTCGTCTGTTCAAGTTGTGAGTATTTGCAGGCTTTGTTTCAATCAGGGATGCAAGAAAG CCAGTCACACACCATCAAGGTACCCATCAGTTGGAAGGCATTGATAAAACTAGTTCACTGGTTCTATTCTGGTGAGTTACCACTTCCCGTGTCTGGCTGTTTATGGGATAACTTGGATTCCGACGAAAAGCTGCTTGAAATGGCGACATATTTAGAGCTTTGTTGGCTTGCTGAGTTCTGGTTGCTTGAAGATCTTCATGAAAAATGCTCGAGAATAGTCATATCTTGTTTAGATTCATCTCGATACTTGTCTATCAAAATTTTAAGGATAGCTGCTAGCTTAAATCAGTGGAAATTGACTGAAGTTTCGGCGGAGTATGTGGCACCCTTGTATCACCGCCTACGTATTTCTGGGGAGCTTGAAGCACTAGATGAAGAGCTAGTTGACATGGTTCGTGCTGCTTCCGTGAGACTGTCTCAAGAGGACAGTAATTAG
- the LOC141720950 gene encoding BTB/POZ domain-containing protein At1g04390 isoform X3 encodes MDSVADMVGALGGILHLKSEPVLYLASTVAVKMVNVLPSSVIQSHLIDIVHPLSSLLKSPTLQVSLSCAISLSLIISNISLKIESEVWEILRETKTVANIVCNIKEFYRGTKPVEYYQEMVSLLSNILWRWPSSRFSIWNDIELLDALDLVSVETSISAKISVLQLYSAIALCGNGAKKLLERKACLGLMVHSMGNSDLHSLQMEGFKLTECFALTEQGCLTMLNVCCKSLVRATIDAMSTFSEHSGKLSKDHLSLLIKACHMAMITRWAGEHHVYFWKYGIHGIILDLLLNNYHKKYELQHHLSIAEQITIAQEGLNTNYLLILRPYIWDIVGGLALHGADDLIPNAQWDKSLVNMIITCACLSFMESIRATRQICQKDIVATFVNEAASRAVLFMIYSPCKHVASQTKAVLCEMLRPNGKEDVKYLLNTLNAMTSGDKFKVSDNLQMTIILISLASCSGLAKYQKHIIKNNGIKTLVSFLSSQLNRPFLIERSSVALHLRNTYTKKACCHVTKGWEGQDMLLLFGLWALTELLHYLNLQKNNGEVSIGWMDYSESQLVSQLKVVLNGSYAPGPKWYAAYALSFFGHYGFPNKHGPAISKALVDSEHTDLKLVLMNNESVSVHAVILMVRCRTLLPHRERPLDDKTSTYSFSEQDKERCERLPVVVRLSAHVDCQALLKLLEYIYSGFLQAGEDLVKKLRIFAKHCHLHHLLQLLCRRRPRWGTPIPIFDLTAALGEAGHQISDIVLEAKVDELEHWSCDICCISRPHVHAHKVVVCSSCEYLQALFQSGMQESQSHTIKVPISWKALIKLVHWFYSGELPLPVSGCLWDNLDSDEKLLEMATYLELCWLAEFWLLEDLHEKCSRIVISCLDSSRYLSIKILRIAASLNQWKLTEVSAEYVAPLYHRLRISGELEALDEELVDMVRAASVRLSQEDSN; translated from the exons ATG GATTCAGTTGCTGATATGGTCGGGGCGTTGGGAGGAATTCTTCATTTAAAAAGTGAACCAGTTTTGTACTTGGCATCAACTGTGGCAGTCAAGATGGTCAATGTTTTACCGAGTTCAGTCATTCAGTCTCATTTGATAGATATTGTTCATCCCTTATCATCATTGTTAAAATCTCCCACTTTACAAGTTTCTCTTTCCTGTGCTATTTCGTTGAGTTTAATCATCTCAAACATAAGTTTGAAAATAGAGAGTGAAGTATGGGAAATCCTGAGAGAAACAAAGACTGTTGCTAATATTGTCTGTAATATTAAAGAATTTTATCGCGGCACCAAACCGGTTGAATATTATCAAGAGATGGTATCACTTTTGAGCAATATACTGTGGCGGTGGCCTTCCTCGAGGTTTTCTATTTGGAATGATATCGAATTATTAGATGCATTAGATTTGGTTAGTGTTGAAACCAGTATTTCTGCCAAGATTTCTGTTCTGCAGTTGTATTCCGCTATAG CATTATGTGGTAATGGTGCCAAAAAGCTATTGGAAAGGAAAGCCTGTTTAGGATTGATGGTCCACTCCATGGGCAACTCGGACCTTCACTCTCTTCAGATGGAGGGATTTAAGCTAACTGAATGTTTTGCG TTAACTGAACAAGGATGTTTAACAATGTTGAATGTGTGTTGCAAGTCTCTTGTCCGAGCCACAATAGATGCAATGAGCACTTTCAGTGAGCATTCTGGAAAGCTTTCTAAAGACCATTTATCTCTATTAATAAAGGCCTGCCATATGGCTATGATAACTCGCTGGGCAGGAGAGCATCATGTATATTTTTGGAAATATGGGATCCATGGAATCATACTTGATCTCCTTTTGAACAATTATCacaaaaaatatgaacttcagCATCATTTGTCAATAGCAGAACAGATAACAATAGCACAGGAGGGTTTGAATACAAATTATCTTCTCATTCTCAGACCTTATATTTGGGATATTGTTGGTGGTCTTGCATTACATGGTGCTGATGATCTCATCCCAAATGCACAATGGGACAAGTCCCTCGTAAATATGATTATAACATGTGCGTG TTTATCTTTCATGGAGTCCATTCGTGCAACACGTCAAATCTGTCAAAAAGACATCGTCGCTACGTTTGTTAATGAAGCAGCATCTAGAGCAGTTCTATTTATGATTTATTCTCCTTGCAAACACGTTGCATCCCAAACCAAAGCTGTACTTTGTGAGATGCTGAGGCCAAATGGCAAGGAGGATGTTAAGTACTTGTTGAACACCTTGAATGCAATGACATCTGGAGACAAGTTCAAAGTATCCGATAACCTTCAAATGACCATAATCTTGATAAGTTTGGCATCCTGTTCAGGTCTGGCAAAATATCAAAAGCATATCATAAAGAATAATGGGATAAAGACCCTGGTGAGCTTTTTGAGCTCACAATTAAATAGGCCCTTCCTAATAGAACGTTCGAGCGTGGCACTACATTTGCGCAACACATACACAAAGAAAGCTTGCTGCCATGTTACAAAAGGATGGGAAGGCCAAGACATGCTTTTGCTCTTTGGACTATGGGCTCTAACTGAGTTGTTGCACTATCTGAATCTTCAAAAGAATAATGGCGAAGTGTCTATAGGCTGGATGGACTATAGTGAATCTCAGCTAGTTAGTCAACTAAAAGTGGTATTAAATGGCTCTTATGCTCCTGGACCCAAATGGTATGCTGCATATGCTCTTAGTTTTTTTGGACACTATGGATTTCCAAATAAACATGGGCCAGCTATTAGCAAAGCACTTGTTGATAGTGAACATACAGATTTAAAACTCGTTCTTATGAATAATGAGTCTGTCAGTGTACATGCGGTCATTCTTATGGTCCGGTGTCGAACATTACTGCCCCATAGGGAACGGCCACTTGATGACAAAACGTCTACATATTCTTTTTCGGAGCAGGACAAGGAAAGGTGTGAGAGATTACCTGTTGTAGTTCGTCTATCGGCTCATGTGGATTGCCAAGCATTGTTAAAGTTGTTGGAGTACATATATTCTGGGTTTCTGCAAGCAGGGGAGGATCTCGTGAAGAAGTTAAGAATTTTTGCTAAGCATTGCCATTTGCATCATCTATTACAATTGCTATGTAGAAGAAGACCAAGATGGGGTACCCCTATCCCTATTTTTGATCTTACTGCTGCTCTCGGAGAAGCTGGACATCAGATATC GGACATTGTTTTGGAAGCTAAAGTGGATGAACTAGAACATTGGTCATGCGACATATGCTGTATATCAAGGCCACATGTGCATGCTCACAAAGTTGTCGTCTGTTCAAGTTGTGAGTATTTGCAGGCTTTGTTTCAATCAGGGATGCAAGAAAG CCAGTCACACACCATCAAGGTACCCATCAGTTGGAAGGCATTGATAAAACTAGTTCACTGGTTCTATTCTGGTGAGTTACCACTTCCCGTGTCTGGCTGTTTATGGGATAACTTGGATTCCGACGAAAAGCTGCTTGAAATGGCGACATATTTAGAGCTTTGTTGGCTTGCTGAGTTCTGGTTGCTTGAAGATCTTCATGAAAAATGCTCGAGAATAGTCATATCTTGTTTAGATTCATCTCGATACTTGTCTATCAAAATTTTAAGGATAGCTGCTAGCTTAAATCAGTGGAAATTGACTGAAGTTTCGGCGGAGTATGTGGCACCCTTGTATCACCGCCTACGTATTTCTGGGGAGCTTGAAGCACTAGATGAAGAGCTAGTTGACATGGTTCGTGCTGCTTCCGTGAGACTGTCTCAAGAGGACAGTAATTAG
- the LOC141720950 gene encoding BTB/POZ domain-containing protein At1g04390 isoform X2, whose translation MLLNCKSLGPCGGLWCVSRLQKQDSVADMVGALGGILHLKSEPVLYLASTVAVKMVNVLPSSVIQSHLIDIVHPLSSLLKSPTLQVSLSCAISLSLIISNISLKIESEVWEILRETKTVANIVCNIKEFYRGTKPVEYYQEMVSLLSNILWRWPSSRFSIWNDIELLDALDLVSVETSISAKISVLQLYSAIALCGNGAKKLLERKACLGLMVHSMGNSDLHSLQMEGFKLTECFALTEQGCLTMLNVCCKSLVRATIDAMSTFSEHSGKLSKDHLSLLIKACHMAMITRWAGEHHVYFWKYGIHGIILDLLLNNYHKKYELQHHLSIAEQITIAQEGLNTNYLLILRPYIWDIVGGLALHGADDLIPNAQWDKSLVNMIITCACLSFMESIRATRQICQKDIVATFVNEAASRAVLFMIYSPCKHVASQTKAVLCEMLRPNGKEDVKYLLNTLNAMTSGDKFKVSDNLQMTIILISLASCSGLAKYQKHIIKNNGIKTLVSFLSSQLNRPFLIERSSVALHLRNTYTKKACCHVTKGWEGQDMLLLFGLWALTELLHYLNLQKNNGEVSIGWMDYSESQLVSQLKVVLNGSYAPGPKWYAAYALSFFGHYGFPNKHGPAISKALVDSEHTDLKLVLMNNESVSVHAVILMVRCRTLLPHRERPLDDKTSTYSFSEQDKERCERLPVVVRLSAHVDCQALLKLLEYIYSGFLQAGEDLVKKLRIFAKHCHLHHLLQLLCRRRPRWGTPIPIFDLTAALGEAGHQISDIVLEAKVDELEHWSCDICCISRPHVHAHKVVVCSSCEYLQALFQSGMQESQSHTIKVPISWKALIKLVHWFYSGELPLPVSGCLWDNLDSDEKLLEMATYLELCWLAEFWLLEDLHEKCSRIVISCLDSSRYLSIKILRIAASLNQWKLTEVSAEYVAPLYHRLRISGELEALDEELVDMVRAASVRLSQEDSN comes from the exons ATGTTGCTTAACTGCAAGTCTCTTGGTCCATGTGGAGGATTGTGGTGTGTTTCTAGGCTACAGAAACAA GATTCAGTTGCTGATATGGTCGGGGCGTTGGGAGGAATTCTTCATTTAAAAAGTGAACCAGTTTTGTACTTGGCATCAACTGTGGCAGTCAAGATGGTCAATGTTTTACCGAGTTCAGTCATTCAGTCTCATTTGATAGATATTGTTCATCCCTTATCATCATTGTTAAAATCTCCCACTTTACAAGTTTCTCTTTCCTGTGCTATTTCGTTGAGTTTAATCATCTCAAACATAAGTTTGAAAATAGAGAGTGAAGTATGGGAAATCCTGAGAGAAACAAAGACTGTTGCTAATATTGTCTGTAATATTAAAGAATTTTATCGCGGCACCAAACCGGTTGAATATTATCAAGAGATGGTATCACTTTTGAGCAATATACTGTGGCGGTGGCCTTCCTCGAGGTTTTCTATTTGGAATGATATCGAATTATTAGATGCATTAGATTTGGTTAGTGTTGAAACCAGTATTTCTGCCAAGATTTCTGTTCTGCAGTTGTATTCCGCTATAG CATTATGTGGTAATGGTGCCAAAAAGCTATTGGAAAGGAAAGCCTGTTTAGGATTGATGGTCCACTCCATGGGCAACTCGGACCTTCACTCTCTTCAGATGGAGGGATTTAAGCTAACTGAATGTTTTGCG TTAACTGAACAAGGATGTTTAACAATGTTGAATGTGTGTTGCAAGTCTCTTGTCCGAGCCACAATAGATGCAATGAGCACTTTCAGTGAGCATTCTGGAAAGCTTTCTAAAGACCATTTATCTCTATTAATAAAGGCCTGCCATATGGCTATGATAACTCGCTGGGCAGGAGAGCATCATGTATATTTTTGGAAATATGGGATCCATGGAATCATACTTGATCTCCTTTTGAACAATTATCacaaaaaatatgaacttcagCATCATTTGTCAATAGCAGAACAGATAACAATAGCACAGGAGGGTTTGAATACAAATTATCTTCTCATTCTCAGACCTTATATTTGGGATATTGTTGGTGGTCTTGCATTACATGGTGCTGATGATCTCATCCCAAATGCACAATGGGACAAGTCCCTCGTAAATATGATTATAACATGTGCGTG TTTATCTTTCATGGAGTCCATTCGTGCAACACGTCAAATCTGTCAAAAAGACATCGTCGCTACGTTTGTTAATGAAGCAGCATCTAGAGCAGTTCTATTTATGATTTATTCTCCTTGCAAACACGTTGCATCCCAAACCAAAGCTGTACTTTGTGAGATGCTGAGGCCAAATGGCAAGGAGGATGTTAAGTACTTGTTGAACACCTTGAATGCAATGACATCTGGAGACAAGTTCAAAGTATCCGATAACCTTCAAATGACCATAATCTTGATAAGTTTGGCATCCTGTTCAGGTCTGGCAAAATATCAAAAGCATATCATAAAGAATAATGGGATAAAGACCCTGGTGAGCTTTTTGAGCTCACAATTAAATAGGCCCTTCCTAATAGAACGTTCGAGCGTGGCACTACATTTGCGCAACACATACACAAAGAAAGCTTGCTGCCATGTTACAAAAGGATGGGAAGGCCAAGACATGCTTTTGCTCTTTGGACTATGGGCTCTAACTGAGTTGTTGCACTATCTGAATCTTCAAAAGAATAATGGCGAAGTGTCTATAGGCTGGATGGACTATAGTGAATCTCAGCTAGTTAGTCAACTAAAAGTGGTATTAAATGGCTCTTATGCTCCTGGACCCAAATGGTATGCTGCATATGCTCTTAGTTTTTTTGGACACTATGGATTTCCAAATAAACATGGGCCAGCTATTAGCAAAGCACTTGTTGATAGTGAACATACAGATTTAAAACTCGTTCTTATGAATAATGAGTCTGTCAGTGTACATGCGGTCATTCTTATGGTCCGGTGTCGAACATTACTGCCCCATAGGGAACGGCCACTTGATGACAAAACGTCTACATATTCTTTTTCGGAGCAGGACAAGGAAAGGTGTGAGAGATTACCTGTTGTAGTTCGTCTATCGGCTCATGTGGATTGCCAAGCATTGTTAAAGTTGTTGGAGTACATATATTCTGGGTTTCTGCAAGCAGGGGAGGATCTCGTGAAGAAGTTAAGAATTTTTGCTAAGCATTGCCATTTGCATCATCTATTACAATTGCTATGTAGAAGAAGACCAAGATGGGGTACCCCTATCCCTATTTTTGATCTTACTGCTGCTCTCGGAGAAGCTGGACATCAGATATC GGACATTGTTTTGGAAGCTAAAGTGGATGAACTAGAACATTGGTCATGCGACATATGCTGTATATCAAGGCCACATGTGCATGCTCACAAAGTTGTCGTCTGTTCAAGTTGTGAGTATTTGCAGGCTTTGTTTCAATCAGGGATGCAAGAAAG CCAGTCACACACCATCAAGGTACCCATCAGTTGGAAGGCATTGATAAAACTAGTTCACTGGTTCTATTCTGGTGAGTTACCACTTCCCGTGTCTGGCTGTTTATGGGATAACTTGGATTCCGACGAAAAGCTGCTTGAAATGGCGACATATTTAGAGCTTTGTTGGCTTGCTGAGTTCTGGTTGCTTGAAGATCTTCATGAAAAATGCTCGAGAATAGTCATATCTTGTTTAGATTCATCTCGATACTTGTCTATCAAAATTTTAAGGATAGCTGCTAGCTTAAATCAGTGGAAATTGACTGAAGTTTCGGCGGAGTATGTGGCACCCTTGTATCACCGCCTACGTATTTCTGGGGAGCTTGAAGCACTAGATGAAGAGCTAGTTGACATGGTTCGTGCTGCTTCCGTGAGACTGTCTCAAGAGGACAGTAATTAG